The DNA region TGGTTCCAACGAGTTAACCCCTCTTCTCATCGGGTTGTATTAAAGCGGCCCTTTCAGGACCCTGTTAAATTAAAAAATATTTAAGGGTTTCACTCCTCACGGGCTGGCTTTAAAATCCCTCATCTTCCTAAAAAGCGAGGCTTTCAAAGAAAATGCAAAGAACTTTCCTTTGTCAAAGGAGGAATATCTTGTTGGTGGATAATAATGAACTTCTATGATAGAGAGACGGAGCTTAAAGCACTTGAAAAAAGTTTTGAGCTCACAAATATGAGGTCTTCCCTAGTTATAATCACAGGCCGACGGAGAATTGGAGAAACAAGGCTTGCTAGAGAATTTCTCTCAAGAAAAATGCCTCATACATTGACTGCGGACTAAGAAGGAGAGGAGGTTTATGGAGATAAAAATAAGGATCCTGCCATCCTGAAAATTTCTCCTGGAATCTGAAGATACAAATTGTTAGATCAAAATTTGAGTTAAGAACAAAAGGCTCATGGAGAGTTCCAGAATTGTGGTGAAAAATATTGATGAAAGAGGAAAGGAGTTTTACCAATGCTCCAAGAGATAGTCTTTTTCATCTAAGAATGTCTTTGCCCTTTCTTTTATCAGTTTTTCTGCTTCTAGAGTGCTCATGTCTCTCGTTTTCTCAACAAAATCAGCAGTTTTGGCAAAATAGAGTGGAACCAAGGGGTCTGCTTCGTTCAATATGCCGTCCTTATATGCGATTGCACCATCGAAAAGAACGTGGCTCCACAGAACGTCGTCAAAATCAAAGGTCTTCAGGGCTTTTTTCACGCCTTCAAAGGTCTCCTTTGAGAGGGCTCTCCTTAGAATTTCTTCGTTTTGTGCAAAAAGCTCCTTTGCCCTTATTTTGAGTAACTCCAAAGTGACATTTACTGCTTCGGGCTCTTCGTATGTGGATTCGCCCCATATGGGGACCTCATCAATCTTCCTCACATGCTTCCATTTCTCTTCGTACTTCTTCATGAGCATAAAGAGTGTACCCACAACTTGGTTGAACATTGGCCCAAGAGAAGCTGCGGGGTCCTTGGGGTCATGAATCTTAAGTCCTAGGGTGGTTTGGGTTACTCTGAATCCTTCGGCTATTGCGGTAGTTGTTAAAAATATGTCCACCCCAAAGCGAGCCACATTACTCTTCCATATCTCCTCGTCTTTAAGATATACATCGAAGAGCTTTGCACTTATCCCAAAATCTCCTCCTATTGGTTGTCGTATGTTCTTTCCATAAAGGGAAGCTGTCATTGGGTATGCTATGTTATTGGTTATTGTCCCGTCATATTTGTGCCTTATATAATAGGGGGCAACGAAGTCATAACCTTCCTCAATTGGTTTTGTAAATTTGTATATCCACTCTGGGGTTATGCTTCTCAAATCGCTATCAACAAAAACAAGGATATCGGCTTCTTTTTCACGTGCAAACTCCATGAGCTCTTTCATAGCACTGCCTTTTCCGGGAATTGGCCATTTATACACAAAACTCTGTACTTCGACCCCATCTGGAACTTGTGTCTTTAGAACTACCTCCCTTGTCCCATCACTACTGCCGCCGTCTGCATTAACTATTATTCCTCCTCCAAAATATTTTTTCAAGCCTTCAGCAGCTTGTTTGATTACAAAACCTATGGTCTCAGCGTTGTTGTAACTTGGTACTCCTACCATGACCTTCATTTTCCTCACCCATATACAACCATCTAAAGTGGTTTTTATTGGATAAAGTTTATATATCTTTTGCTTACCTTATACTGGGGATATCCATGAGCACTGGTAAGCTTAAGGTAGGAGTTATTGGATGTGGGAACATATTCAACCTGGCTCATAAACCTGCCTTAAAGAAACTCCAGACCATAAAAGTAAGTGCATGCATGGATATAGATGAAGAAAGGGCGAAAGATGCTGCAAAGCAGTTTAATGCCAAAGCCTTCGTGGATTTAAATGAGTTCCTTGAGTTGGATTTAGATGTTGTTGAGGTTCTTACTCCCACTTACACTCATGCAGAACTGGTTATGGCGGCTCTGAAAGCAGGTAAACATGTCATTGTAGAAAAACCCATAGCATTAACATCCAAGGAAGCTGAAAAGATGATTAAAGTCGCAGAAAAGGAAGGATTGAAGCTTTTTGTGGGTCATGTTAGGAGGTTCGATAAAAGGTGGATTCAGATCAAGGATGTCATAAAGAAGAGAAATATCTTGCCCATGCAGATAAAGAAAAATGAAGTTCAAGGCCTTCCATTTCCTGCGGATTATTGGTATTGGGATGAGAACAAGAGCGGTGGAGTTGCTTTAGATCTTGGAGTTCATGTTACGGACTTTTTGAGATGGCTATTTGAAAGTGAGCCTGTGGAGGTTTTTGGAAGCGGAAAAATGATTAAGGAGCAAGCTCGAGAAAGAAACACCTATGATCACTTCATCATGATGATAAAGTTTGAAGGAGGAAAATTGGGGATAGCGGAGTTGAGTTGGGCATATCCATATCCAGCGCGCTACGGAGTCTTCTACCACCACCTCGATGTTATAGGAAAGAACGGAAGGATACGGTACACTCCAATGGATACTCCTGTGGTTGGTGTTGCAA from Thermococcus sp. MV5 includes:
- a CDS encoding Gfo/Idh/MocA family protein; the encoded protein is MSTGKLKVGVIGCGNIFNLAHKPALKKLQTIKVSACMDIDEERAKDAAKQFNAKAFVDLNEFLELDLDVVEVLTPTYTHAELVMAALKAGKHVIVEKPIALTSKEAEKMIKVAEKEGLKLFVGHVRRFDKRWIQIKDVIKKRNILPMQIKKNEVQGLPFPADYWYWDENKSGGVALDLGVHVTDFLRWLFESEPVEVFGSGKMIKEQARERNTYDHFIMMIKFEGGKLGIAELSWAYPYPARYGVFYHHLDVIGKNGRIRYTPMDTPVVGVAKSQFEMPRFSPLLSTFPDAFERELRHFFECIKMDREPVVSAEDALIALKIAEKAKESAKLGKVVEFGGE
- a CDS encoding glycosyltransferase; the encoded protein is MKVMVGVPSYNNAETIGFVIKQAAEGLKKYFGGGIIVNADGGSSDGTREVVLKTQVPDGVEVQSFVYKWPIPGKGSAMKELMEFAREKEADILVFVDSDLRSITPEWIYKFTKPIEEGYDFVAPYYIRHKYDGTITNNIAYPMTASLYGKNIRQPIGGDFGISAKLFDVYLKDEEIWKSNVARFGVDIFLTTTAIAEGFRVTQTTLGLKIHDPKDPAASLGPMFNQVVGTLFMLMKKYEEKWKHVRKIDEVPIWGESTYEEPEAVNVTLELLKIRAKELFAQNEEILRRALSKETFEGVKKALKTFDFDDVLWSHVLFDGAIAYKDGILNEADPLVPLYFAKTADFVEKTRDMSTLEAEKLIKERAKTFLDEKDYLLEHW